ACGTGGCCAATTTCTGCCTGTCTGAAGTGAAACTCGGCCTGATTCCGGCCACCATTTCGCCGTATGTCATCAAGGCCATGGGCGAACAGGCTGCGCGCCGCTACTTCCTGACCGCCGAGCGTTTCGATGCGAAAGAGGCCCATCGGATCGGCTTCGCGCACGAAGTGGTGGCGGCTGACGCGCTGGATGCGACGGTTGCCGGCATCGTCAAGTCGCTGGTGACCAACAGTCCGAACGCCGTCGCAGAGGCGAAAAAGCTGGTGCGCGACATCGTGGCCCAGCCGGTCAACGATGCGCTGCTGCAGGAAACCGCTAACCGCATCGCCGTCATCCGCGCCTCCATGGAAGGCCGCGAGGGCGTGGCGTCCTTCCTCGAGAAGCGCAAGCCGACCTGGCTGACCTAATCAACTAACAAGAAGTAGAGAACCAACGTGAAGCCGCACACCTCTTCCGACTGGATCGCCCGCAGCCTGCGCAGCGTGTGGCACCCGTGCACCCAGATGCAGCACCACGAAGAGGTGCCGTTGATCGCGGTCAGCCACGGCAAGGGCCCCTGGCTGTACGACCACGAAGGCCGGCGCTACCTGGACGCCATCAGCTCGTGGTGGGTTAACCTGTTTGGCCACGCCAATCCGCGCATCAACGCGGCCCTGAAAGACCAGCTCGACAAGCTCGAGCACGCGATGCTGGCCGGCTTCACGCACGAGCCGGTGGTCGAATTGTCAGAGCAGCTCGCTGCCCTCACCGGGCATGCGCTGGGCCATGCCTTCTATGCGTCCGACGGCGCCTCGGCGGTGGAAATCGCCATGAAGATGAGCTTTCATTCGTGGCGCAATGCCGGCCGCACCGACAAGCAGGAATTCGTCTGCCTGCAGGGCAGCTACCATGGCGAGACCATCGGTGCGCTGAGCGTCACCGACGTGGCGTTGTTCAAGGATGCCTACGGCCCGCTGCTGCGCGCCTCGCACGTGGTGCCCAGCCCGGACGAGCGCAACGCGCGCGATGGCGAATCGGCCCAGGACGTGGCGCGCCGCGCCATCGAAGACGTGCGCACCCTGTTCGAAGCGCGCGCCGAGCGCATCGCGGCCATCATCGTCGAGCCGCTGGTGCAATGCGCGACCGGCATGGCAATGTACGACCCGCTCTACCTGGAACTGTTGCGCGAGCTGTGCGACCAGTACCAGGTACACCTGATCGCCGACGAAATCGCGGTCGGCTGCGGGCGCACCGGTACCTTCTTCGCTTGCGAGCAAGCCGCCATCTGGCCCGACTTTCTATGCCTGTCGAAAGGCATCAGCGGCGGCTACCTGCCGCTGTCGCTGGTGCTCACCAGCGACGCCGTCTACCAGTCGTTCTACAGCCAGGACATCACGCGCGGCTTCTTGCACTCGCACTCCTACACCGGCAACCCGCTGGCATGCCGCGCGGCGCTGGCAACGCTGCAGATCTTCAAAGACGACGACGTCCTGGTGCGCAACCGCGAACTGGCCACCAGGCTGACC
Above is a genomic segment from Massilia sp. H6 containing:
- the bioA gene encoding adenosylmethionine--8-amino-7-oxononanoate transaminase; the protein is MKPHTSSDWIARSLRSVWHPCTQMQHHEEVPLIAVSHGKGPWLYDHEGRRYLDAISSWWVNLFGHANPRINAALKDQLDKLEHAMLAGFTHEPVVELSEQLAALTGHALGHAFYASDGASAVEIAMKMSFHSWRNAGRTDKQEFVCLQGSYHGETIGALSVTDVALFKDAYGPLLRASHVVPSPDERNARDGESAQDVARRAIEDVRTLFEARAERIAAIIVEPLVQCATGMAMYDPLYLELLRELCDQYQVHLIADEIAVGCGRTGTFFACEQAAIWPDFLCLSKGISGGYLPLSLVLTSDAVYQSFYSQDITRGFLHSHSYTGNPLACRAALATLQIFKDDDVLVRNRELATRLTVALAPLAEHDRARHFRRRGMIFAFDAVEPDPSRAASFARRFFTTATENELLLRPIGRTVYLMPPYILDDEEIAGLAERTQRVFESVIAT
- a CDS encoding enoyl-CoA hydratase/isomerase family protein, with amino-acid sequence MEYQTLTIAIDDKVAAVTLNRPELRNAFNEHAIAELALAFDELGRNEAVRAIVLGANGPAFCAGADLNWMKKMAGYSHSENQEDAARLADMLRTIYLCPKPTVAKVQGDCYAGGMGLVAACDIVVTSDVANFCLSEVKLGLIPATISPYVIKAMGEQAARRYFLTAERFDAKEAHRIGFAHEVVAADALDATVAGIVKSLVTNSPNAVAEAKKLVRDIVAQPVNDALLQETANRIAVIRASMEGREGVASFLEKRKPTWLT